Proteins encoded together in one Musa acuminata AAA Group cultivar baxijiao chromosome BXJ3-6, Cavendish_Baxijiao_AAA, whole genome shotgun sequence window:
- the LOC135641578 gene encoding tRNA(adenine(34)) deaminase, chloroplastic-like, protein MYCGYAAATLALRAKPSLSHSHRLALLDDGGGDELFLRGISINPRFLLYGYYLRQSSLVYWSPLRTFLAGHGGIHCCRVSLRDDEPCAPRMSAKRGGCTNCCCCRSSQRRFQMIVECCCRESFGSRMRENDADHDEFDHPRRYAKREFEIRSNADETVRSLRARRDGSSSVCPSCGHENGASWGRKVGRVSSRSSTDKKGYVGKKANAGVSKVREVWNVDYVSSEESDYTERDYNLRASTSGKVSSRKTEGRESKLIASSHREKEYHHLEDEDEVKNRGSWEGSQKFTRISEIDNNVDVASGSKNMSDLKVDMDKRCTSSVKQQGEVDQRVVKRDKQELNKRIQRGASWSVSAHGRSGEDYHQRQNIVGLQSGDGSQTFVTVSDVHGDDTLMASRSKNFDDKSKVGMVESSSSTLKQQGQVDKRVVRQAELRADVSDGYVHNEDQVAMQRESREGSQKIVRISEVHEDNAEMISSVENVHDTGRMDKKHSSTSTLKQHAAVDQLAFQSHGSREHLQNLRQMKELHSSNFQLGSNIERRHEEVLVKNRDDKLVSVHMARDKKGQVDQKIIDKKAHGEQFENFLDVSRLQQCGTDNASSSHGLLQSGVDDENCSTSTVSLVHQVGKHQKQSENQYTHQSSLRRESGKNTYASELSKKDSGRMSTAQVIYRTHMQNELDDRRYSSKRESKQDFGISEYSVTDIQRDSDSQETSNMGARNQLESSSLLLVQDEQKRHSQQTNQEITSARDLDSGSSSLYTHIQQPNDHTSQDEMYLVKSDALDSAGRLESSSAVFVDEFVDKLRQETSSYKMSSGTQTEGTRSKDSQATTSIQSCRLDAITKDEEDKYKQEGSRRSSSRYGTGGPSDEMWNVRSPTSQEYNRTEEPGVDALSARVADSTNTAPTLESTVARRSSKSLWAHIADIIRMGWANRAESHTSMQKSGKRSSSEGSEAWFSGQDASDDENNVNGRSSALKQLLPVGDPTDQVHETHSSISQGSLKAPDVIAMQLGSSASSSLGIKGDYTSTSASTDLRPEEVTLIENEKGTEGLPSSAIAVDQSLTGVAPSVTIDEGIAYTGNLAIPVSGYMKLEEDTIRKEPTEADKTAGMDGELKNRKLQRNKQVLRETFEEWEEAYRLESEQRKTDEFFMREALVEAQKAADIWEVPVGAVLVQNGKIIARGYNLVEERRDATAHAEMICIREASNLLRTWCLAETTLYVTLEPCPMCAGAILQARIDTVVWGAPNKLLGADGSWVRLFPGDNRGSNSSDPSNQKAGPVHPFHPDIRIRRGVLMTECSEVLQQFFQLRRKKKKKQDSPPQSCLPVPNRPMKLFAKMHNIFSIMFRL, encoded by the exons ATGTACTGCGGCTACGCTGCCGCCACCCTCGCCCTGAGGGCAAAACCATCCCTTTCCCACTCCCATCGTCTCGCCCTCCTCGACGACGGGGGCGGCGACGAACTCTTCCTCCGTGGGATCTCCATAAACCCTAGGTTCCTGCTCTATGGCTACTACTTGAGGCAGTCCAGTTTGGTCTACTGGTCGCCTCTGAGAACCTTCCTTGCCGGCCATGGGGGGATCCACTGCTGCCGGGTGAGCCTCCGCGACGACGAGCCGTGCGCTCCCAGGATGTCAGCGAAGCGAGGAGGATGCACGAATTGTTGTTGCTGTCGGAGCTCCCAACGGAGGTTTCAAATGATCGTGGAGTGCTGCTGTAGAGAAAGCTTCGGCAGCAGGATGAGGGAAAATGACGCGGATCACGATGAATTTGACCATCCGAGGAGGTATGCGAAGAGGGAGTTTGAAATTAGGTCGAACGCTGACGAAACGGTGCGATCGTTGAGAGCGAGGAGAGATGGATCGAGCTCAGTTTGCCCCTCGTGTGGGCATGAGAATGGGGCGAGCTGGGGGAGAAAGGTTGGTCGTGTATCATCACGGAGTTCTACTGACAAGAAGGGTTATGTTGGCAAGAAAGCCAATGCTGGGGTGAGCAAGGTTCGAGAAGTGTGGAACGTTGACTATGTTTCAAGTGAAGAATCAGATTATACGGAGAGGGATTATAATTTGAGGGCCTCAACCTCGGGGAAGGTCTCTAGTAGGAAAACCGAGGGTAGAGAGTCCAAATTAATTGCTTCATCTCATCGAGAAAAAGAGTATCACCATTTGGAAGACGAAGACGAGGTCAAGAATAGAGGGTCATGGGAAGGATCTCAAAAGTTTACAAGAATTTCTGAGATAGACAACAATGTGGATGTGGCTTCCGGTTCAAAGAACATGTCTGATCTAAAGGTGGACATGGACAAGCGTTGCACTTCATCAGTGAAGCAGCAAGGTGAAGTAGACCAGCGAGTGGTTAAGCGAGATAAACAGGAACTCAACAAAAGAATCCAAAGAGGTGCTTCATGGAGTGTTTCAGCTCACGGTAGGAGTGGTGAAGATTACCATCAAAGGCAAAACATTGTGGGGTTGCAGTCCGGGGACGGATCACAGACATTTGTTACAGTATCTGATGTACATGGGGATGATACACTGATGGCATCCAGATCTAAGAACTTTGATGACAAAAGCAAGGTTGGTATGGTGGAAAGTTCATCATCTACACTGAAGCAGCAGGGCCAAGTAGACAAAAGAGTGGTTAGACAAGCTGAATTGAGAGCTGATGTCAGTGACGGATATGTTCATAATGAGGATCAGGTTGCTATGCAAAGGGAATCTAGGGAAGGATCCCAAAAAATTGTTAGGATATCTGAGGTACATGAGGACAATGCTGAGATGATCTCCAGTGTGGAGAATGTTCATGACACTGGGAGGATGGACAAGAAACACTCTTCTACGTCAACCCTGAAGCAGCATGCTGCAGTAGATCAGCTAGCATTTCAAAGCCATGGATCGAGAGAACATTTACAAAATCTTAGACAGATGAAAGAGCTTCATAGTAGCAACTTCCAGTTGGGCTCAAACATAGAAAGGCGACATGAGGAAGTGCTGGTGAAAAACAGAGATGATAAATTAGTTTCAGTTCACATGGCGAGAGATAAGAAAGGCCAAGTTGACCAAAAGATTATCGACAAAAAGGCACACGGTGAGCAGTTTGaaaattttcttgatgtttctagACTTCAACAATGTGGGACCGACAATGCTAGCAGCTCTCATGGCCTTCTGCAATCGGGAGTGGATGATGAAAATTGTTCTACGTCAACTGTGAGTTTGGTCCATCAAGTGGGGAAGCACCAAAAGCAATCAGAAAACCAATATACTCATCAATCCAGTCTAAGAAGAGAATCTGGAAAGAACACGTATGCTTCCGAGTTGTCAAAAAAAGATAGTGGAAGGATGTCCACTGCCCAAGTCATATACAGAACACACATGCAAAATGAGCTTGATGATCGTCGATATAGTTCAAAAAGAGAGTCAAAACAGGATTTTGGAATATCTGAGTACTCAGTGACTGACATCCAAAGGGATTCTGATTCACAGGAGACATCTAATATGGGAGCAAGAAACCAACTTGAGAGTTCTTCGTTGTTGTTGGTGCAGGATGAGCAGAAGAGACATTCACAACAAACGAATCAAGAAATCACTTCCGCTAGAGATCTGGACAGTGGTTCCAGCTCTCTCTATACACACATACAGCAGCCAAATGACCATACTAGTCAAGATGAGATGTATTTAGTCAAAAGTGATGCACTGGATTCTGCTGGTAGATTAGAGAGCTCTTCTGCTGTGTTTGTTGATGAGTTTGTAGACAAGCTAAGGCAGGAGACATCAAGCTATAAGATGTCTTCTGGAACTCAGACAGAAGGAACACGAAGTAAAGACAGTCAAGCAACTACGTCCATTCAGTCATGTAGGCTTGATGCTATAACAAAAGACGAGGAAGATAAATATAAACAAGAAGGTTCAAGGAGATCTTCATCTAGATATGGAACAGGAGGGCCATCTGATGAGATGTGGAATGTTAGAAGTCCAACTTCTCAGGAATATAATAGGACAGAAGAACCTGGAGTAGATGCTTTATCTGCCAGAGTTGCAGATTCTACAAACACTGCCCCAACTCTAGAAAGTACTGTTGCTCGAAGATCCTCCAAGTCCTTGTGGGCTCACATAGCAGACATAATACGAATGGGTTGGGCTAATCGTGCTGAATCTCATACTTCAATGCAAAAATCAGGCAAGAGAAGCTCCTCTGAAGGCAGCGAGGCTTGGTTTTCTGGTCAAGATGCCAGTGATGATGAGAACAATGTGAATGGAAGAAGCAGTGCTTTAAAACAGTTATTGCCAGTTGGAGACCCTACTGATCAAGTCCATGAGACAcattctagtatttctcaaggaaGTTTAAAAGCGCCGGATGTTATAGCCATGCAGTTGGGAAGCAGTGCATCTTCCTCATTGGGAATCAAAGGAGATTATACATCCACCAGTGCTTCCACTGATTTGAGACCAGAAGAGGTAACATTGATTGAGAATGAAAAGGGAACAGAAGGTCTACCTTCTAGTGCAATAGCAGTTGACCAATCACTGACTGGTGTTGCACCTTCAGTTACCATCGATGAAGGTATAGCTTACACAGGAAATCTTGCAATACCTGTATCTGGCTACATGAAATTGGAGGAAGATACCATAAGAAAGGAGCCAACTGAAGCTGACAAGACTGCAGGGATGGATGGGGAATTGAAAAATAGGAAACTTCAAAGGAATAAACAAGTATTAAGAGAAACATTTGAAGAGTGGGAAGAAGCATATAGGCTTGAAAGTGAACAGAGAAAAACAGATGAGTTTTTTATGAGGGAAGCTCTGGTGGAAGCTCAGAAAGCTGCAGACATCTGGGAGGTACCAGTTGGGGCTGTATTAGTACAGAATGGAAAGATAATTGCTCGTGGCTACAATCT AgtagaagaaagaagagatgCAACTGCACATGCTGAAATGATTTGTATACGTGAAGCATCTAATCTTCTTCGGACCTGGTGCCTTGCA GAAACAACGCTTTATGTGACGCTTGAACCTTGTCCCATGTGTGCTGGAGCAATCCTCCAGGCTAGAATTGATACTGTAGTATGGGGAGCTCCCAACAAGCTACTAGGAGCTGATGGCAGCTGGGTGAG GCTATTTCCTGGTGATAACAGAGGAAGCAATAGCTCTGATCCATCAAACCAAAAGGCAGGTCCTGTTCACCCCTTCCACCCAGATATAAGAATAAGGCGTGGGGTCCTAATGACCGAGTGCTCAGAAGTCCTGCAACAGTTCTTCCAActcagaaggaagaagaagaagaagcaagacTCACCTCCACAATCATGTCTGCCGGTACCAAACCGCCCAATGAAGTTGTTTGCCAAGATGCATAACATCTTCTCCATAATGTTTCGCTTGTAG